CTTCGCCCTGGCCCGCTACAACCCCAACGGCACCCTGGACGCCAGCTTCGGAGCCGGCGGCACGGTAACCACCGATCTCATCGGCGGTGCCAACGCGCTGGTCGTCCAGGCCGATGGCAAGCTGGTGGCCGCCGGGGTTGCCGGCCAGGACTTCGGCCTGGCCCGCTACAACCCCAACGGCACCCTGGATGCAAGCTTCGGGGCCGGCGGGACGGTGACCACCGACATCGCCGGC
Above is a genomic segment from Actinomycetota bacterium containing:
- a CDS encoding delta-60 repeat domain-containing protein — protein: TGGTVTTDIGGGDDVARALAVQADGKLVAAGVAPTATGSDFALARYNPNGTLDASFGAGGTVTTDLIGGANALVVQADGKLVAAGVAGQDFGLARYNPNGTLDASFGAGGTVTTDIAGDSDAAQALAVQADGKLVAAGGAGPGGDFALARYRTR